The genomic DNA ACGCCCGGGAAATGAGGGTGGAAGCAAAGTCCTTGGGCGTAACTCCATCAACAGGAGGCTCATCCGACCCGTCGAGGTCAAAGGTCCACGTTTCGAGTTTGATGGAGGTCTTGGAGGGTTGCGCTGCGTAACTAATCTGGAGCTGGTGACCGGTGGCGTCGGCCCAAAGGATGTTGTAGAGCGGAACCAGTCTGTTCCCGGACGCATCTGCGAGTGTGTGGCGCATGCATGAGCGGCTTGTCCTGCatatacagtatacttgATCGGATACATGCAATTACCTGTAGCTATGAAGCAGCACGCAGAAGTCCTCGGCTGCCTCTCCTTGGCTGCTGTTTAAGGAAGGCCCGTGTCAGCCAACGGCACCCAAGGACAACCTCGCCCGCAACCGAGCACTCCATCGTGAGTGATAGCAAGACGAGACATACCGGATATGACGAGGTGCTTctcggcaacggccagcgtcccgccgccagggAGCAAGagacgcgcggcggcggagccatTGCGTGAGGAGCCATTCTCGCCGTTGGTCGTCGGGCTCACGTGTCCATTGCGGCCATTGACGGCGGAGGCAGGCTGCTGGGTGTCCATGAGGGAAGGCTATCACATGCGTCGCGTGATGCAGTGCGCCGCGACAAACGTGTGCTGGCTCGGGGGAGCTGCGTGGTGGCTGGCGGGTTGCACAGGGCGGCTGCGATGGGGGCGGTCGGGCGGCCCAAGGAGAAAGGGGACAGACAGGAAAAAAGCAAGGGTTCGCGGAGGCAATGGAAGGTGAGGTAGGAACAGAAACGGACGCCCCAGGCAGaatggcaggcaggcaaggtcTGAAGCGCGGCAGGCGGAATGGAAAGGGGAGGCTAGGCGGCGCACGCTCACACGTGCCCGTCCGTACTCTTGAATGCGACCCCGAGAGACAGGCCAGGTAGCCAGATGCCAAGGCAGAGGACGGAGGACAAGGCGAAAGACAACCTTGAAAGTCGAAGATGCCAGGCTAGaaggatgatggatggatggatgttgAGGGCTTCGCGTTGTCGGCCGCCAATCTGGAGCCCGCACCGGCTACCAGGCCTTCCTGGATACCTGCGGGAGGTAGTACCGGGTATACGTACGCGGTTTGCTGGAGCTAACTTAGGCAAGGTACCTTTATTATACACGACAGCGCTGACGACttactactaggtagggGCCCTAACGTTGGTCGGGGCTCctcttggtggtggtggtggggagCTCCGAGTTTCTTGTTTGACAGGTACGTACTTACACCTACCTAGCAGAACTAAATACCTAAGTACCTACTAACCGACCTAAATCTTTGGGACCCTGGGGTAACCAACCTGGAAGGCACGGATACGTCCCTGCCACGACCGAACAAACGACATTGGCACCGCCCGCGGAGACGCAGCGCATGATGCACCACCCAACTGGGTGGTCTGCGGGCAGTACCTTCAACGGGCTCGAGATGGGGCTAAAATCGCAGaagccgacgtcgtcgctgcGCCTCTGTCGACAACGGCCGCGCCTGGGCCGCTCGGTGGTATGTGCCAAGTTGGGTTGGACGCCCGCAACGATGCATCGGCCGGCCTGCAAATGTAGCTATGTAGTATAACTACTGTGCGGAAGTACAATGCATGCCCATCCCTGTTCACAGTCCACGGTGGCTTGTCACCGTTATCAACGTGGCCTGCAAAAGCACAGAACTAGGACTATTGATgctatactgtacttcgtactggTAAGGTTAGTAGTATGGATAAAATAGGTTAGAAAGTCAGTAGAAAGTCAATACAGGGCACCTGGCACAAGAGCCGGTGGGCGCGCGCCTTGACCGCCGGACGGGCGACGGGGCCTCGGCTGCTCGGATAGACGCCCAgggccgctgcgggcggACGACGCCCTGATGAACGCCCCCCACGAGGCTTCACTTGCAACCTAACCTAGTATCTCTAACCCACCAGCATAtacgccgccagctccggTGAGGGTGCTCCCGCCCCGTGACACTGTCTTAACGTATGGGATGTATATTATATGTTTGTTTATTCTATTTGAGCGCCTTGCTACGATTCAATTGACGTAGATCGGAAGCAGATCTTGGTGGGTTTTGCATGGGAAGTCCACACAAGCTTACAAACTTTCGACTCTTtactgactgactgactgactgactaTACTAATGTTATCCCGAGCATACCGACCACCCATAAAAGCCCCAACATCAGTCCTCGACCAACCATGACTGCGTAGACTTTGGATCTGCGGCGTACCTAGGTACCCTCTACGCCCATGGCGAGGCCTCGAAAACCCCAAGATGCAAGATGCAAGATGCGAAACCCCTTCACCGCACTCACCAGATGCctcacgcccgcccgggcccAAACCCCCGCCTTCTCAAGTGCTTTCTTCATTCTAGCCCTCTCGCTCCTCGGAGCACGTGCAGTCTTCATTTGTCTGCACCCGCCACGCTGCTCGCACAGTGTGCGTGAGGCTGTTGTCCCCAGAGGTGGACAAACACGGTAGCCGTGATTGCCGCCATCCccatggccgtcttcacGGGAGTGTTTCCTCCGCACAGCCCCATTCCAGCATGGACAGCCTGCCTCTTTGGCTGAGCAATCCTTTGGCCAACTCTCACGTCGGTCATCCTCGCCCAcatcccgcgcgcgcgcgtcacACACGGGAGCAACATGCAGCCAGTCCTGCCGTTCAAAACACTCGGCGACATTCGTCTACCATCTACTGCCTTGGTTGTCTATATATATGCTTGTCAACTCGCCCCTTGCGTCGCCACAGCAAATACCCCAAATACAAGACTCATCCGCACGTGCCCGTCTCTCGTCAACACATGTTTCTCATTCCCCCCCAATCAGGCCTGGGCGGCACCCGTCTAAGCAACATAGGTAGGCACTTACATGCTCCGAGGCGCTAtaccggcggcgccacccccGGAGCTTCATATACATCGACCACGACGCAACAGCGCTTCGGAAATGCTTTTCAACTCAAGACGCCACGACCATGCCGCCCAAAGAGTGCGCCCCAACAGCCCGTCACCCTCCTTTTTTTATCCGCTCCGACCAATGCCGATCCGTCCGATGCCCCGTCGTGCTGCCCCCTTCAAGCCAGTCGTGTCACCCCGGGCCACTTGGCCTGTGCCGCGCTTTTGAAGTTGGCCACTGCCGGACTCCTCCAGCTCTCGAGCCTCTCGAGCATCTCGACTGCGTCCGACGAGGACACGCCCTCCATGGAAAGCAGGTCCACGACGCGCTTGTCACACTTATGCTTGTCCTCCCCAATGCTCCGCCTGGCCGCAATCGCCGACAGCGCGTGGCGAGGGCTCGCCTTGTGCTCCGCCTCGAACTGCTCAATGTACTTGCTCAGGCTGGTGgactcgcccacggccgtgAACTGCGCCTTGAGGACCTGAGCGACCTTGGGAGCCAGATCGGGAGAAGAGTTGAGCAAGCTCCGGAAGGCAACTGCTTGCTCGTAAACCCTGGGATGGGTCGCATCGAGACCAAGAGCGTTGTTGAGGCAGCGCAGTGCCAGCACGTATTTCCCTGCCACAATCACTGGTTAGCCACGCGCTCTTGTCACCTTGCCAAGCATCGGATACTCAAGACTCACCTCGTCGCATGTATACCTCGAAACCAGCAATTTGCGCCTCGATGCTCTTCGGGCACGCCTGCAGCAGGGGGCCGAGGAACTTCATGGCTTCGCCAAGGGGatcggtggtggcggccagctTCAGGCCAAGCGGGTCCTCATCCTTCTTCTTAGGCTCGCCCGTTTGTGAGGACTTGTTGGGGTCCTGCTTGGCCTGCTTctctgccgcctcccgctccAAGCGCTGCTGTTCCTTcttcgccttcttcgccgccttcttcctggCCAGCGCATCTTCGCTgttgtcatcgtcggcccCATTCATGCCGTTCGCCGATGGCTTGTCGGCCATCTTGAGATAGATGTTGATAgcgtccagcgccgcccgcgagtaAAAGGGATGGTCTCGCACGTGATCCTCCCATCGCATCATGTCGATGTACGCTCGGATCTGCCCCTTCCTCAGTGAGAAGCTGTGAAAGTCAAATTGATCTTCCTGCCAGACATCAAAAATATTCCCAACCGCGTGCAGGCGCTTGAGGGCCATGCCGATGTTGCCCTGTCGGGCGTacgcctcgccgtcttctgTCAAAAACCAAATGCACTGCATATCCAGAAGGTCCGCAAGCGGACCTCCCACCGTTTCCGCTCGCGTGAACAGGCCAACGGTCTTTAACGCCTTGTCGTTCTCGTTGTTACGCAGCTGGTacttggcggccttgctaTTGATGTAGCGGTCCTTGAGGTCCAGTTTGCGAGCGCGATCCATCATCTCTGACGCCTGCTGCAGGTTGCCGCGGTGCTTCAATATCCTGGCCTTGGTCATATGAAAATCCACGCTCTTCGGATCCTTCTCAATGGCCTTGTCAATGTACTCCGTAGCTTTGCTCAAGTCGCGGCTCAGGTGGTAGTTGTAGTGCTGCGCAAGATAGTACAGCccagcggcctcgcccttgtccttgctTGCCGAGTCTGACGATTGAGACGCCAGGTATTTCTCGGCCAGCTCTCGAAGAGTATTCTTTTTGAAGGAATCGGAGTACAGATGCTTCAGGTTTGCAAACGTTGAGGGGACGCCTTTGCTGAGCATCAGCGTAAGATAGACGTCGGCAGCTTGCTTGAAATCGTCTCCTGTAACAATAGTCAGTGCCGTGTCGAAGCAAAAAGGTATTGAAAACGAACCCTGGAGGAAGTCGAGCGGAATGCGCCGGGCGGCATCACTGCGCGGCGCTTTCTGAACGTATTCGTCGTAGATAGCTTTCCGTGCCTTGTGGTCTGCCTCTGGAACACCCAGCGCGGCAGCCAGCTTCTCATAGTAGTCGGGGTGTTCCGCGTTCCGGTCGAGAAGAGCCCTGTaggccttggcggcctcgtctttCCTCCCAAGCTTGCTGAGATACTCTGCACGGGCCTCAAGGACGGCCAGCCGGTCCAGATTGTGCTTGGCATCACCGTTGAGGTGGTCCAGCGCGCGTTGATAGTCGCGTTGCTCGGCGATCAGGGAGTTCTTGTACATGATGGCCTCCGAATGCTCAATGTCGTGACGCGAGGGTGTGGTCTTTAGTGTGCCCTCATAGGTGGTCAGAACATTCTCGGCCTCGGAAAGATTGCCCGCGAGATGGTTCGCAATGGCCAGGGCCGTCCAGCTTTGCCGCAGCTGGGGACGCGCCTGGAGCATGGCTGTGCGGCTCTGGATGTACCCCTGGTAGTCACGCATCTGAACCTGGAGGATGGCGAGATCGCGCTGGATCTGGGGCGACTCGGGCTCCAGCTTCAGGGCAAACTTGTACGCCTTGATGGCCTCCTCAAAATTTTTGTTAGCACGGTATAATAGGCCGTAGACGTGCCAGCAGACGTGCGACTTCATATCCACCGTCAGGG from Purpureocillium takamizusanense chromosome 4, complete sequence includes the following:
- a CDS encoding uncharacterized protein (COG:B~EggNog:ENOG503NWWH~BUSCO:EOG09260J97) — protein: MPQPLPPKEAAQFRTVIRSYEDKQYKRGLKTADLILKKVPKHGDTMAMKALIFSGQGKTDEAFALAKEALTVDMKSHVCWHVYGLLYRANKNFEEAIKAYKFALKLEPESPQIQRDLAILQVQMRDYQGYIQSRTAMLQARPQLRQSWTALAIANHLAGNLSEAENVLTTYEGTLKTTPSRHDIEHSEAIMYKNSLIAEQRDYQRALDHLNGDAKHNLDRLAVLEARAEYLSKLGRKDEAAKAYRALLDRNAEHPDYYEKLAAALGVPEADHKARKAIYDEYVQKAPRSDAARRIPLDFLQGDDFKQAADVYLTLMLSKGVPSTFANLKHLYSDSFKKNTLRELAEKYLASQSSDSASKDKGEAAGLYYLAQHYNYHLSRDLSKATEYIDKAIEKDPKSVDFHMTKARILKHRGNLQQASEMMDRARKLDLKDRYINSKAAKYQLRNNENDKALKTVGLFTRAETVGGPLADLLDMQCIWFLTEDGEAYARQGNIGMALKRLHAVGNIFDVWQEDQFDFHSFSLRKGQIRAYIDMMRWEDHVRDHPFYSRAALDAINIYLKMADKPSANGMNGADDDNSEDALARKKAAKKAKKEQQRLEREAAEKQAKQDPNKSSQTGEPKKKDEDPLGLKLAATTDPLGEAMKFLGPLLQACPKSIEAQIAGFEVYMRRGKYVLALRCLNNALGLDATHPRVYEQAVAFRSLLNSSPDLAPKVAQVLKAQFTAVGESTSLSKYIEQFEAEHKASPRHALSAIAARRSIGEDKHKCDKRVVDLLSMEGVSSSDAVEMLERLESWRSPAVANFKSAAQAKWPGVTRLA